The window AAAAGGTTAAGATGGAAGGCGATCAGGTGAACATGGTTCGTAAAGGTCCAGGACTGATATTCAAAGATATTATCATACGAGGTAAAACTTTATCGGCGTTGGTGGACACGGGTTGTGATATATGCATTGTACGATTTGACATGTTGTTCATCTTGGGCGAAGTCAACTTTGTGCCGGAAAAAGTCAAGTTATTTGGAATAAGTGATAGCGCAATTGTCACAATGGGTCGTTTCGATGAAATTATTCGAGTTGACGATTTGGAGTTCCAGGTTACTTTTTATGTAGTGGGAGAGCGTGACATCAATCACTCTATAATGCTGGGAAACAGCCTAATACGGAAGGCTGACATCACTATAACAAATGGTGAAGTTATTTTTAGGATGCCAGTCGAGAAAAATTTACTGCTGGAGGAATTTTCTGGAATATGTTTGAATATGGACGAGTATAAACCAGATATAGCAGTCGACGTTGAACACTTGGATGACTCCATTAAGAGCCAAGTAGTAACGGCGATTACCGAATACCGTCCAAAGCGAATTATAGATAGCCCAGTGAAGATGAATATAGTATTGAAGGATGACATTCCCGTTTGTCATCGCCCCAGACGTTTTCCCACTACCGATCAAGCCATCGTCGATAAGCAGATCACAGAATGGCTTGCAGAGAAAATAGTGCAGCCCAGTACTTCGGAGTATGCATCACCTATTGTTCTGGTTTCGAAAAAAGATGGTACGAAGAGACTATGTTGTGACTACAGAAAATTAAATCAGAAGATCGTTCGAGACCATTTCCCTATGCCGTTAATGGATGAGGTGATAGATAAACTACAGAATGCCAATATCTATACAACATTAGATCTGCGAAATGGATTTTTCCATGTGCCCTTAGAGCAATCTTCAAGAAAGTATACGGCGTTCGTGACACATAACGGCCAATTTGAATTTATGTTCGCGCCGTTTGGTATAAGTAACTCACCTGCTGTGTTTACCCGATTTATATCGGTGGTGTTTAAGGACTTGATACGAGAGGGTATTGTGATAGTATATATGGACGACATCATTATTCCCGCAAAGGATGTGATAGAGGGCCTTGAGAAGTTTATGAAAGTGTTGGAGATAGCTGCCTCAAATGGTTTACGCATAAAATGGGAGAAATGCCAGATTTTGCGAAGTACTGTCAATTTCCTCGGATACATAATTCAGAACGGGTCGATAAAGCCAGCAAAGGAGAAGATAAAAGCGGTTGAAAATTTCCCGATCCCCACCGATCGGAAAATGCTTCAAAGATTTTTAGGGCTAACTTCCTACTTTAGAAAGTTTATTGAACAGTATGCAACAATGGCGAAACCTTTGACAGATCTGCTCAGGAAGAATAGTCATTTCGTGATTACCGAGGAAGCACTACTCGCTTGTCAACAGCTTAAGGAAGCCCTTGTGAATGCTCCAGTTTTAAAGTTGTATAACCCAGATGCTATCACGGAGGTGCATGCAGACGCCAGCAAGTATGGTTACGGGGCAGTGCTCTTACAGAAGAGTCTGGACGAACAAGATTTACATCCAGTGCAGTATATGAGTCGCCGAACAAAGCCATACGAAGAGAAATACCATTCCTACGAGTTGGAGGTGCTGGCAATAGTTGAATCCCTGAAAAAATGGAGAGTGTATTTACTTGGTATACCGTTTAAAATCGTGACCGATTGTAACGCATTCAAGATGACGATGAACAAAGACGACGTACCGGCAAGGATATCCAGATGGGCTATGTTCCTGCAGGAATTTACGTACGAGATAGAACATAGACCTGGTACACGAATGAAACACGTAGATGCATTAAGCCGAATGGCGTGTTTGGTACTTGAGAGTAGCCTTACTCACAGAATCAGGTGTGCGCAGGAAAGTGACGAGTGTACGAAATCCATCAGAGCGGTCTTAGAGTACGGAGCATATGAAGATTACTATATGCAAAATGGTGTGTTGTACAAGGATCCAGTGAAGGAACTTATTGTAGTACCGGCCCAGTTGGAGGAAGAGATTATCCGTTTGGCGCATAACCAGGGTCACTTTGGTATTTCCAAGACTCGTGAATTGATTGAGAGACAGTACTATATAACGAAGTTGGCAACAAAAGTACCAAGTATTGTGAAAAGCTGCATCGAGTGCATCATCACCGAAGCAAAGGTTGGAAAAAAGGAGGGTTATCTAAACCCTATAGACAAGGACGATCGACCTCTGACTACTTATCATGTTGATCATGTTGGTCCTATGGAAGCCACTAAGAAGGCGTATAATCATCTGCTCGTTGTCGTTGACGggtttacaaaatttgtttggcTCCATCCAACTAAGTCTACCGATACGAAAACTGTAATTGAATGCTTAGAGAAGCAGTCTTCTATTTTTGGTAATCCCCGAAGAATTATAACCGATCGCGGGACGGCGTTCACTTCGAATGATTTCAAGAATTACTGTGTCGAGGAGAATATTCAGCATTTGTTGATAACTACTGGTGTTCCACGTGGGAACGGCCAGGTGGAACGTGTTCATAGGATAGTCATACCAATGTTAGCGAAGCTGTGCGCTGAAACGCCACAGAACTGGTACAAACATGTACGACGGGTCCAAATGCTTATTAATTCTACTCCACCGAGAAGCACCCGTTTATCTCCCTTCAAGTTGTTAACCGGCGTTGAAATGAAATTACCAGATTACCCAGATCTTCGGGAGATATTAGATGCTGAATTGGTTCGTGAATTCGAGGATGAAAGGAACGAGACGAGAATTGAAGCTAAGGAGAATATAGCTCGAATTCAACAGGAGAACTGTAAAACTTACAATAGCAAACGAAAGCCAGAAGCGGAATATGCTGTGAACGAGTTAGTGGCCATTAAGCGCACTCAGTTTGGCACCGGGCTTAAGTTAAAAGGTAAATACCTTGGCCCCTACAAGATAATGTCCAAGTTATCTCACGGAAGATATGAAGTAGAGAAGGTCGGCCACCATGAAGGTCCTATGAGAACAACGACCGTGGCCGAATATATGAAAAGATGGCAATCCGAGCCGAATTGCCGTCAGGAGGGCCGAATGTAGGGTACCTCCCTAATTCTCACATACCGACAATAAAAGGAAGTAACGGACTCTAAAAAATTGCACTCAAACAGCGGACAGAACAGACTAAGTTAACATCAACGAGAATCGTAAAAACGACAGAGAAGAAGTTGTTGTGTGACCACGAGAAAAAGAAGTTGTGTTTTTGGAAGTTTGAAACCTTGAGTGTgaagaatatttaatttaatatttaatttaatttctaataagctataaaaaaaccaaacaaatataataataaagataaaCTGAATTTATAATAACTATTTCCACAAAAAAGCGTGTTTTAATTCAGACAATTGTTCCGACCCTACATGTATATGTGAGATAAACATTCCTccaatagaaaaacaatttaagcCAATTTTTATTAACCCTTTGACGGCCATAGGCAAATATACTTGCCATACAATTTTTAGTATATATCTTTTTAAGAGACAATTAGGGCTAATCTGTCAACCAATCATGTCAACTTTATTTGCGAAGCGATACATAAGACTTTGATGATACCTAGGAGAATTTCCTTATCCTAGCTATTATGAGGCGTAGATATCgataatcaaacaaaaaattaaattgactaAACCAAAAAGGTTTGGTCGTCAAAGGGTTAAAGTGCGATAATACCTAAATAaggcaaacatttttttgaaattaaaacactgtgaatattaataatagaactagtttttttgaaatttgactttttttacaaaGTACTTGctttattaatagaaaaaaagggAAAAGTAGAGGCgatagaaagaaaaaagaaaccgAAAAAAGTGTTGAAATATAAGAAgtgtataaatttaaagaaaaacacaatagaaatgaaatttatgtgcaaattaaaaaactaatttagatTGTACCCTGTATTtaacgaaaacaaaacaaagaaaaatcatGGTAAAACTAATTTCTTTTGCTCTTTTTCGGAAAAGAGAAAAAGAATTCAAACATCACACTGGCAGTTTCTGAATTGGGCGggaaacttttcttttattgaCTACGATGACTGTTTTTGTTGGTAATCCCTTAGACAGTACCAGGAGCTGGAGCTACATTAATATTTGCTACCGAATTGAGATGTCCCTCCAAGGGAGCAGCGTGCACAGCACCACGAGTTTGGGCAACATAACTAGCGGGAGCAGCGGCTACAATAGGTACAGGAGCAGGCCATGCGGATACAATTGGTGAAGTGACAGCGGTATAAGAGAGAGGACCACCGGCGATTTCAGTAATTACATTACCCCATGGAATTATAGATGACTGGGCGCCCAATGCTAAGGCCAAGGTGAACAATGTAACAATAGCGAACtgcaaaataagtaaataaaacacatattAAACTACTTGagcacatttaaattaaaaatttcaaaatattttcattactcTAAGGATATTAGTGGCACTTTTcacttttataaactttaatcaCTTTCAATCTTTAATAGTTTTCAAAACTTACTTTCATTTTGAAAGGAATTTCTGGAGATCGCAGAAAACTAAACTGTGTGTGTTACAGGTTTGAACTCAAGTTCTATTCtgattttattgaataaaaatcccttatttttatattacaagCTAACACCAACATCATCCAAATAACTTTACTCATTTGTTGGCGCACTATTGCTTTATAATAATGCAAAAATAACTTAAGTACAATTAATTGGTTTAGtaaattataatacatttagATCTTATTCTCTTCAATAAGGAGAATAATCCCTCAGCTCTATTACCAGTTATGATTgagttgattttattttttttttttttttttttttttttttgaagaacatACATTATTCTGTGTAGAAAAGACATTTAGATCAAAAGATTCGAGTTAAAAACATTCAATATTACAAGCTATAGTTAATAAACCTGTCATTAtaagaatatatttaataacaactGTAGAAAACGAGACTTCAATAAACTATATATGGATcactaataacaaaaaacaagaaagaatTTATAGGCGGACaaggccgactatataataacctacaccatttacaaaaattaaaatatgatttagttgtcataataaagcatttaagttgaattgtaccttgccttcccccgggggcatgttaccttggcgagacctccgccttggtgttattgcaatcccgggataTATAGAGGTGACCAATACCTCCggtcttcgggatccacgtagttgctgtgatttaaacccaaattcgcggcaAGAGTAATTGGCGGTTAAAAGAAtaatgcatgataatagtcaatatttcgggataagttcggttctgttgccgaaaatcaacagatacctcacagaggagtgactgtgggactaagcgttggaaatgggttggagtcaattgtatatgatacggagtGAATGTAGATGtatgcgggccttaccccacccttatacctaaatgagtgtgtcgtatgtttttctctatgaatgtgtcgaataaatgagatgtgtgctgggttgaatgatgatagatgaaaggtatcatatacaagtgataatgattaattttccttccttgtccagatatgttcagagtcaTCAGActcgggattgaaaaattggttacaagctactgtttggcttagtccttgcatagattgccagaggtcagaccagagcacggcataatctggtactacgggttgcccgcaggactatgtcctggctggttagttttttgaggttccttcgggatccacgtcgTGGCTgtgatttaaacccaaattcgcggggagagtaagtggcggttaaaagactgatgcatgataatagtcaatatttcgggataagttcagtgctgttaccgagaacaacagataccccgcagtcgagtgactgtgggactaagcgttggaaatgagttggtattaattgtatatggtttgggatgaatgtgaggttctgcgggccttaccccacccgtctacctaatgaatgtgtcgtataaatgagatgtgtgcttggttgaatgatgatgggtgaaaggtatcatatacatttcataccattgaattttccttccttgtccagatatgttcagggtttactctgttcatatcagaattaccacagtgtgtccctgtgaatAAGAACAACgcctacggcttattgatgatcgtacttcggtctaccggttacgtctctaggtgctgttgtcgaatcaacagaggccatccaatggtcaagagattagatagctcgagtacttcagcaaagtacttgtgcatggacaggtcaaaaccaatgtacaaaaattgccacctgcgttcttcattgaagaacaaaggggcgatgatagaccgttctcaagtctacccagtggttgaaaaagaccaccgtgagataaggtcATCAAGGCCTTAGGAAACTCTAGAGATTCCTGTACCTTgcttcagatatacttaagccgtttattgttgaacaaaattgtaaccatttaagttaaattttgatggGGCGCTTTCCACAGTGGTTTAGATCATATGATGCGCTATAATTATAGA of the Lucilia cuprina isolate Lc7/37 chromosome 2, ASM2204524v1, whole genome shotgun sequence genome contains:
- the LOC111679097 gene encoding adult cuticle protein 1-like — its product is MKFAIVTLFTLALALGAQSSIIPWGNVITEIAGGPLSYTAVTSPIVSAWPAPVPIVAAAPASYVAQTRGAVHAAPLEGHLNSVANINVAPAPGTV